The Mesotoga infera genome includes the window CATTTTCCAACGCATGGAACGGACTCACTTCCCATTAAGAAGAATCTGGTTGTATTTGTATCTAGATCTTCGAAATTTCTCCTTAAAATATTAAGCCCATAGGTTTTGGCAGCGAGTTCACTGGCTATCGCAGCCGTGAAGGGCATCTCTGAAGCTGCCAGGTCCTTTGCCGCACCGGCAGTGTCATAATACTCTTTGGCCTCTATGCCCTCTTCTTCTATATGTTCAGAACACTGCGCAAGCGCCTGGTGATGCGAAATCACAAATCTTATGTCTTCAAGTGCTCTCCCTTTGGGAGCCATGAGGCAGTGTTCTATTCGAAGCATAACTTCTGTATGGACGAAGAGTTCACTTTCTATAAGGGCATCGTAAGCCGGAATCACCGTACCGGCCAGTGAGTTTTCCACAGGTAGCATCGCATAATCTACTTTTCGTTCGCTGACAAGCTTCAGCATCTCCCGAAACGATCTGCACGGAAGAGTAACGGGAGAATCTCCCAATGACTTTCTTATAGCCTGTTCTGAATATGCGCCGTGTTCGCCTTGAAAAGCGATAGTCTTCTTCTTCAAACAACTCTCCTGTTCATGAGGCAGATTCACTGCCCGAGTAGAATTCGGCTGTTCATGCTCCGTTTTTTCTAATCCAGTTCAAGCCTGCACTTGCCTTTGCAGAACACTGCGCAATCTGCAAGAAATCAAACAATTATTGCCCCACAAATGCGACGGGAAGATGAACTAACCAGAACAAACCTGTGGCATCGCCTTCAGGTCAAGAGCTAAGAGATACCTCTTCTATTATTAATCATCACAGATAGTCCAGTCGGCAAAATGGGACAATAATCGGAAGACTTCGGACCTATTTGAGCAGTTTCCTACACTTTTCTGGAAGACCGTTTTAGACTCATATCTTTTGTTTACTTCAGTATCATTCCACCAATTCAATAACAGACGATTTCGGTTCAGCCTTCGGATTGCCTGTCGGCATACTCCTGCATTGCCTTTGAAAGAAACTCCGCTAACCCTTCGCCGTAACTATCGATGTTTGCTCTGAACCTATCATCCATTACATACATGTTGCCTAGAGCTGCAAAGGATTCAAGGCTATAGTAATGTCCGAAACTTTCGTTAAAGACCCTATACATCCTGTCTATTGCATCTTGAGCGAGGTCTGAATCGGGATCTTCATTTTTGATCTCTGCCAGTCTTCTGAAAAGCTCA containing:
- a CDS encoding prephenate dehydratase, whose amino-acid sequence is MPHEQESCLKKKTIAFQGEHGAYSEQAIRKSLGDSPVTLPCRSFREMLKLVSERKVDYAMLPVENSLAGTVIPAYDALIESELFVHTEVMLRIEHCLMAPKGRALEDIRFVISHHQALAQCSEHIEEEGIEAKEYYDTAGAAKDLAASEMPFTAAIASELAAKTYGLNILRRNFEDLDTNTTRFFLMGSESVPCVGK